A region from the Peromyscus maniculatus bairdii isolate BWxNUB_F1_BW_parent chromosome 5, HU_Pman_BW_mat_3.1, whole genome shotgun sequence genome encodes:
- the LOC143273342 gene encoding uncharacterized protein LOC143273342: protein MLETYRNLTTIGYSWEDHNIEEPCQSSRRHGRHERGHTGEKLVYTKCDKTLAHDSHLQRTHTGEKPYECNLCGKAFARQDALQMHKRTHTGGKPYECNECGKAFTRKNTLDIHKRTHTGEKPYECNQCGKAFALHRHLRSHERTHTGEKPYECNLCGKAFAWHSSLKVHKRTHTGEKPYECNLCGKAFATDSTLKHHKTTHTGEKPYECNQCGKAFAHQDALQSHKRTHTGEKPYECNECGKAFTHKSTLEILISTHTGEKPYICNQCRKAFAHHKDFKRHKRTHTGEKPYECNECGKAFLYKYSLEVHKRTHTGEKPYECDQCGKAFVCHNNLKIHKRTHTGEKPYECNQCRKAFARHYHLQRHKRTHTGEKPYECNQCGKAFTERNVLQVHKRTHTGEKPYECNECGKAFTQRNVLQLHKRTHTGEKPYECNQCGKAFTCKNTLEIHKRTHTGEKPYECNQCGKAFANHRNLQRHKSLHTGEKPYECNLCGKAYSHHSYLQIHKRAHLREKTCK, encoded by the exons ATGCTGGAGACTTACAGGAACCTCACTACCATAG GGTACAGTTGGGAAGACCATAATATTGAAGAACCTTGtcaaagttctagaagacatgGAAG GCATGAAAGaggtcatactggagagaaacttgTGTATACTAAATGTGATAAAACTTTGGCACAtgacagtcatcttcaaagaacacatactggagagaaaccctatgaatgtaatctttgtggtaaagcctttgcacgtcAGGATgctcttcaaatgcataaaagaacacatactggagggaaaccctatgaatgcaatgaatgtggtaaagccttcacTCGTAAAAATACTCTTGATatccataaaagaacacatactggagagaaaccctatgaatgtaatcaatgtggtaaagcctttgcactaCACCGTCATCTTCGAAgccatgaaagaacacatactggagagaaaccctatgaatgtaatctttgTGGCAAAGCCTTTGCATGGCACAGTTCTCTTAAAgtccataaaagaacacatactggagagaaaccctatgaatgtaatctttgtggtaaagcctttgcaacaGACAGTACTCTAAAACACCATAAAacaacacatactggagaaaaaccctatgaatgtaatcaatgtggaaaagcctttgcACATCAGGATGCTCTTCAAtcgcataaaagaacacatactggagagaaaccctatgaatgcaatgaatgtggtaaagccttcacTCATAAAAGTACTCTTGAAATTCTTATAAgcacacatactggagagaaaccctatatatGCAATCAATGtcgtaaagcctttgcacatcacAAGGATTtcaaaaggcataaaagaacacatactggagagaaaccctatgaatgcaatgaatgtggtaaagccttcctTTATAAATATAGTCTTGAAgtccataaaagaacacatactggagagaaaccctatgaatgtgatcaatgtggtaaagcctttgtatgtCACAATAATCTCAAGATACATAAAAGaacccatactggagagaaaccctatgaatgtaatcaatgtcgTAAAGCCTTTGCACGACACTaccatcttcaaaggcataaaagaacacatactggagagaaaccctatgaatgcaatcaatgtggtaaagccttcactgaaagaaatgttcttcaagtgcataaaagaacacatactggagagaaaccctatgaatgcaatgaatgtggtaaagccttcacTCAAAGAAATGTTCTTCAattgcataaaagaacacatactggagagaaaccctatgaatgcaatcaatgtggtaaagccttcacTTGTAAAAATACTCTTGAAatccataaaagaacacatactggagagaaaccctatgaatgcaatcagtgtggtaaagcctttgcgaACCACCGTAATCTTCAAAGACATAAAAGTttgcatactggagagaaaccctatgaatgtaatctttgTGGTAAAGCCTATTCtcatcacagttatctccaaatTCATAAAAGAGCACATCTTCGAGAGAAAACCTGTAAATGA